The genomic DNA CGCCCCCTCCACCGTTGGGAGTGTACCGATCACCGTGGAGGTGTCAAATAAAGAGGGGAAGGCAACCGGCGTGGCCAGTGTCTTGGTTTCGGTGAGTCCCACCGGTCCGATTATCACCGGCGTCAACCCGGCGGAAGCGAAGACCGGAATGGAAATCGAGATCACCGGCGCCGGATTTGGGAGCCGTCAGGGAGGAAGCAGCGTGGTCATCGGCGGGGCCGCGGCAAGCAGCATCCTCAGCTGGAGCGACACCGAGATCCGGGCGGTCGTCCCGGCGGATGCCTCGAACAGAGTGGTCAAGGTGGTCGTCGGCGGGGTCGAGAGCAGTCCCGGTGCCCTGGTGCTGTTGTGGGAGAAAGAAAATCCGGAGAACGTCGCGATCTCCACCGCCGCCGGCGAGCAGATCTCTCCCCGCTTGACCTCCGATGGCGCGGGTGGCGCGATCATCGCCTGGGCCGACTTTCGCAACGGCGCGACCGCCGATATTTATGCACAGCGGGTGAATGGAAGCGGCGTCGTCCAATGGGCCGCAGATGGAATAAGCCTTTCCACCGCCGCCAACAACCAGACCTTTCCGCAACTGATCTCGGACGGATCGGGAGGGGCGATTGTTGTTTGGGAGGACAACCGGACCGGGAGCGCCGACATTTACGCGCAGCGGGTGAATCACGACGGGACAGCCGCTTGGACAATCGATGGCATCCCGATTTCAGCCGCGGCGAACAGTCAACTCTCTCCCCAGCTGGTCTCGGATGGATCGGGCGGAGCGATCATTGTCTGGCAAGACCATCGAAATGGGACCACCGATCTCTATGCCCAGCGGGTCAATGGCGCCGGCTCGCTCCAGTGGAGCGCCGACGGGGTCGCCGTTACCACCGCGCCCAGCGCGCAGCAGTCCGCTGCATTGGTTTCCGACGGCGCGGGCGGGGCGATTATTGTTTGGCAGGATCATCGCGCCGGGACAAATTCGGACATCTACGCCCAGCGAATCGGCGCCGACGGCGTCGTGCAGTGGGGAGCGGACGGCCTGGCCATCTCCACAGCGGCCGGAAATCAGCAGTTTCCGCAGTTGGTCTCGGACGGCGCCGGAGGGGCGATTGCGTTCTGGCAAGATCGGCGCAGCGGAACCGATAAGATCTATGC from bacterium includes the following:
- a CDS encoding IPT/TIG domain-containing protein is translated as APSTVGSVPITVEVSNKEGKATGVASVLVSVSPTGPIITGVNPAEAKTGMEIEITGAGFGSRQGGSSVVIGGAAASSILSWSDTEIRAVVPADASNRVVKVVVGGVESSPGALVLLWEKENPENVAISTAAGEQISPRLTSDGAGGAIIAWADFRNGATADIYAQRVNGSGVVQWAADGISLSTAANNQTFPQLISDGSGGAIVVWEDNRTGSADIYAQRVNHDGTAAWTIDGIPISAAANSQLSPQLVSDGSGGAIIVWQDHRNGTTDLYAQRVNGAGSLQWSADGVAVTTAPSAQQSAALVSDGAGGAIIVWQDHRAGTNSDIYAQRIGADGVVQWGADGLAISTAAGNQQFPQLVSDGAGGAIAFWQDRRSGTDKIYAQRVNGAGALQWSAGSVPLSTTANSQTSPQLIPDGAGGAIVVWQDGTDIDAQRVNGAGAVQWSADGVALSTASDIQSFPQIIPDGSGGAIVAWSDRRNGADYDLYTQRVNSAGVIQWTAEGIPLSTAPHDQSSGGATSPPEIIADGSGGAIVVWQDQRSGTTRDIYAQGISASGRE